A region of the Silene latifolia isolate original U9 population chromosome 9, ASM4854445v1, whole genome shotgun sequence genome:
GATCACCAAAGAattaattttgcaattttcatcCTGTAATTACATAAATTTTGCAACTTTAATGAGAATTATGCATGAATGCATCCTATAATTACTTTGATTTTGCATCTTTAATGTGAATTGTGTTTCTTCAATTACTTTGGTGAATACTGGATGTTGTATTGATTTGCTTTTTGTTGTACTGCTCTAATAGTCTAATATGTTCCCTCCGttccagtcatttgtttaccttttacgTTGTTTGTGAGGCGTAGTTTAAtccagtggtggagctaggggggcCTAGCAGGGGTGGTCGCCCCCTggcggatgaaattttcgaagtttttagttaaatttttcaaaatttgttCGAGTGTACCTTATGAAATTAGTCTTTCGCCCGTcctaagttcaaatcctggctccgccactggtttaatcaaagtaaataaataaccgggacggagggagtatgttgCATGTTGTATACATAGATGGTTGTTGGAATTTCAGTTGTACAGTATAGAGTGCTTGCTTCTTATGTAGGATTTAGGCAGTATTTAGCAAACTTGTCATTTGGGTCAGGTCATTTTGTCATGTCCGGTTGGTTGTCTCGGGTTGTTTACAGTGTGCTGTCGTGCTGTTATCGGGTTACTTCTGGTTCGGGCAATTGAGGTCTTGATGTTGTGTCTTTGTTATTGGTGGGTAGGAGTTGGTCTTTTGGGTAGCTCCTAAGGCACTGCGGTAATGTTGTTGTACTCTTTGGGTATGTTTTCTTAGGGATTCGTTAGTGATGGATTGAAATTCTATACTCAATGACATCTTGTTGATTTAGCATTTACtccctttgtcccggtcatttgttgtcttttccattttgggtgtctcagtcaattgttgtcctttctattttaagaatgaacttggtgaacaatttgatcattcacactcaatttagtccacttgtcatttagtaattgaccccctcttcttttcttgatctttgtgccaaaaccaaaggacaacaattgaccgggacggagggagtagttctCTTTGAGGTTGAGGGTAATGTTGATTGTTGGGATAAGGTTCGTCTTAACCTACCTATGCTATGTCGACACTTCACTATGGCTCTATGTCGCATGCCATCAAGACACTCCTTACGACACAACACTTTTAAGCGCCTGATCTGTTACTTGCTGGCTTTCGAACTAATACAAGTTGTTAATAGAACTTTTACGACTTATTGGACGTAAATGTACTTTGGAAAATGAGATGAACGAATACAATTGCTTGATTGTCATTATTCGCTTTGTAAAGTGTAGGTAAGAGCCTTACCATGGCTTTTGATACAAATACAACAGATCCAAGCTATTGGTTGAACTGGAGGTTTCTTATTAGTGCATTATGTGTACTGGGAATCGTTATATTTTCTCTATATCTTATACGGAAGCACGAAGGTAAAAAGAGATCGGGTGATGAAACGAGTGATACTGGACAAGTGCCAGTTGGGGTGTTATACAAGGATGAACTTTGGAAAACATGTCTGAAAGACCTTCATCCGGTGTGGCTTCTTCTGTATAGAATTATCGCTCTTTGTGTGCTCTTGACATTGATCATTGGTAACACAGTCGCTGACGGACCCCGTATCTTTTATTTCTATACTCAGTAAGTTTTCTAACCTCTGATGAAATGAGCAGATGACAAAATGTTGGATCTTTTGACGATACTGATTTGATCGTTTTTCTTTGTTGGTTCGCAGGTGGACATTCGCGCTAACCACTATATATTTTGGGGTACGTTCTTCCACGCTAGACGTTCAAAAACTTAGGCATCATATCATTTTGGCTGAGAGCAAACTAACCGGGATCCTTGATTCCACTGTCAGTTGTGTAGCAACCACGAACAATTTCATCCATTTCTTCATCAAGAAAAAAAATTTCCTTCTGTGATAATTTTCAGAGAATTCTTTAGTGATCGAAATAAGTTATATAGTGCATTGATCTTTAACCACAGTTTCCCAATTATGTTTGTTTTTGCTGGGTGATTACGCAGCTTGCAACGACTTTCTCTTTTTATGGATTTTGCCATGATGGAGCTTGCTCAAAGACTTCTCCAAACGCTGACGTTGAACAAGTATCTAACGGTATTTCAAAGATTGGAGGCAGACAGGATGCCGACAGTTTAGAAAATTTGAGTAATCGTGGAGAAGTTCATGTTCGTGAATACGCAGGTTTCACAGGCTATCTTTTCCAAGTCATGTTCCAGGTTAGTCGTGTTTCGTGAAAAAAAGAATCACAATCGAAGTTTGAAAACCACATTCTGACTTCATCAAAGAGAGTGTTTTTAACTTCCTGTCGTCTAATCAGTCAGTACCTACAGGCTACAGGAAATAGTTATCTTTTCTGAGTTCTGACTTCGTCTCCTCATGGACCATGCTAACAGATAGCTGCTGGTGCGGTGCTCCTGACCGATGTTGTATATTGGCTCGTTCTTTACTTAATATTCACTCCCAAAGATAAAAAATTGGATTTTGTAAGTATTTGCTACGGTGTATCTCATATGTTATCCACTAGCTTATTTCTTCTGTTTTTAGTTGGAGATGACAAATACTTAATCAAAACCGTCTTACTGTCCGTCTTCTACTGATAAACCTTATAATTATATGGCGTATCCTAATCAACCTTCAATTTTCCTGCAAGTCCTTAAGAAACCCAATTTGGTTTTAAcggatttgttttttttttaattttctgtcGGCAGTTTACTGTTTGTATGCATACAGTCAATGTACTCATTCTTGGTGATGCAGCTCTGAATTGCATGGTAAGCTGTACCTCCACATCGCTGATAAAACACATCTTTGGGATTGAACTTTTGACTCGatttttgatttctttttctttcttcacaGAGGTTTCCCATGTTCAGAATCGCCTATTTCAGCCTGTGGACATCAACATTCGTCATTTGCCAATGGATAATCCATGTTTTTATTTTCATACCGTAAGTTTTTTTTTACGGCTATGTGCCTATGTTGAATGTCGTCGAGACTTTTGTATGACTGTGGGTCTAattattaatcttttttttttttttttttttttttttgctccagGTGGCCGTACCCATTCATGGACTTGTCGCCTCCATATTCTCCCATATGGTAATTAGTCCCTCTTTTAGTGTCCATTCATGGACTTGTcgcctccatttctccattttagCGATGATGAATATTGATCGGATCCTTCTTTTAGATTTTGGCATTAATGTTGCTCCAGGGATCATTCCTAAGCAATGATCTGTATCGGCATTTTGTAGGTACGTGGCAGTAGGCATATTGCAGGTTCCATGTTACGGATTCTTTGTTTTGATCGTCAAATTGAAGCATATATTGCTGTCGAAATCGTTTCCCGACTCCTATCAAGTTTTGAGATGACCTGAAGGAaaccattttgatttgattatatacATTTTGTTGATCAGCATGTTAATTGAGATGTAATTTCCGGTACACATTAATTTCTGCATGCTATTCACAGAATCATCACAGGTCTCTGAAAACATTCATTCTTTTTCCGATATCCTTGTAAAGCAATTCATCTTAGTAAATATTGCAGTTTACACTTCACAGTCACAGATTTGAGTTGCAGTAGTTTGTTTAGTTACAGCAGAAATTCTTGTTTATGACTAGACGTATCCGTTTTAAACAAGAAACGGGTCAAATAGATAGATGGGAGATAAAGCAGAATGCCTAGAAAATGGTCAATTTTTATCCCATCGATCTATATCGTGTTTACGAAAGTGATTGTACTGAAATGTACAAATGTCAAAAGACCAACTAATTTACACTACATATGAAAAGAAAATGGCATATTCTTTAAGAGATGGCCTCTCAAtaaatttattaattttttttacaatttGCAATGAAAATAGGTGCCAAAAGTAAGAAATAGGTACACTGTACTCATAATAagtcatactccctccattcaactccactttacaactttcatttatcacgtttgccaacgcagtTTTTAGACGATAAATATCGTTAGCTGCGtgtttgcaaaaattataaaagttagatatttttaatgtacttttgaagacgaatcaaataagatcccacattaatatattttcacttatgtatcgagagaaaattgaagttgaatgtccgcttgtaaATAGTGCGCAAAAGAGaaacttgtaaagtggagttgaatggagggagtaatagacAATGGTTTATCAAAAATAGTCGCAGTCTACGATAAAATAGGTACAATGTTCATTATGAAAAATATGTAACAGATGAACATTAAAAAAAGAATTGTGGGAAATACAACAAGGAGTACGAAAAATAATCTCTTATCTTGGTAAAAACCGTCTCTAATGAAGACAAACGACCACTCATACAAATACAAGTACCATAAATTTTTATTTAAGAAGAcaatatttattttaaatttaaaatggaTCAGCTATGGTACATGAGCTAAAAAAAAGACCTCTAAGAACTAGTAACAAAAAGATGGTCTTATATATATAAGTTAGAAGATATTTGACTCGTTTTTAACTTAAGACTGTATTGTCGTACGACTATACGAGGTAGCTTATCAGCCACTTGCACGTGTGCCACGAGGAAGTGAGACATTGGCAACATGCACCTTGTGCACCACGAGTGAGAGATCTCACGACTCACGAGTCATACCCTGGTTtacattaaacatgacgaattagtCAATAGTCATACAACTTAGAAGTATCTAATGAAGGTTAGATTTTCACGTCATTTGCTTATTTCATCCAACTAATTTTGTGACTAATGGTGACGGATTGTACAAAGATTTCTTATGATAACAATTAACAATATCCACGGTGAGGATAATCATGATGCTACACACAATCATATTTTTCATATAATATTTTCAACATTAGCATACTTATAAATGTATACTTTaaggatattattattattattattattattattattattattattattattattattattattattattattattatgacaaTGTCGATAATAATAATGGACAAACAGTCGAACACGTTAAATGAAATGATTTACAAATAATAGAAAACTAGTTTTAACCCGTGCAAAAATTGCACGGGATTGCTTATTAAACTTGTTTTAGATACTGTTTGACTAAATTGCAAAAATTTAAAAACGGAATTCCATAAAATTATATTCTAAAGTTATAGTTTGTTATATAATTCcatatacacaaattctcattgaaaacgggtactatccgtcacaagctgaaatcGGATAGTGCCCTCTCACAATATGAAATGACACTATCCATGAGATTTTGTGTTCTTGTTTAGCAAATCTTTTactttttttaataattttttttaagaattttctgtggtgtttaaattattaatttaaaagaaTAATTTGATGAATGAgtttgatcaaattaatattctCTTTAATGTGCGATTTGTTTCTCCAGCATATGATATCGCTCGGACGAAATTCATCATAGTTGTTTGTCAAAGattaatttttttaattgtttcacaTTATGTAGTTAAATTGAAATTTTGTGTGATTAATTGGATAAGTGAGATTATTTTCTGATCAATTTGTCGGCTTAATTGTTTAACACTAAGATTAGTCCGCGTTTTTGGTTGCACAGATCTGAGCACTTGCGGTATAAttcattataaaaaaaattattgtactttattattattgttgctattgtaatttattattgtGTAAAAATTAAGACGGAACTATTCTTGAGTTACGTATAAAACCTAACCGTAAATATTTACGTACAAAATGATTTTTTTAGAAATTAATCCACATTCTTTGCGGTGGGTCccacttttattgttttttttttaaaggttgaaTGTGGTGATGTGGATGAAGGAGGAGGGGTTAAATGTTCTTCTATTTATTAAGATAAGATATCCCAGACTTAACCTATTTGATTTAATAAGTCGTTAACTTCATAACGTTATAATATCTTGAACCCGGTTGAACAACTTTATTTAGAAGTGAATTGATTTGGGGGCGAACTCATTAGTTGATTTATTGAAATTGAAATAATGAATAATTGAAATTCACGTCTTGTCAAATCAAAACTAACACTGCTTTACTCAATAGCAGATTTCAAATAACCTTAAATTTGAAATATTAGCTACTCAATCATCAAGTTGATGAGGGCATTGATTGATTTTACCCTAATTTGTACATGAGTATAACTTAAAAACCAGCAAGGAACCCAGAATCGACTCCCTCTCGACATATTAAGAGTTAAGACCGCCATCGATCCCATTATAGGCTAGTGGTTGATATATAACTATAGAACTGTAGTGTAACTTAAGAACCAGCAAAAGTCGATATACTTCCAACATAACTAAAACCGCCACTAATCCTATTATAATTACCATACCTCAAATTACTTGTATTTAGCTTACTGAGTAGGTCTCttgtaaaacggttttacaatATTACATTATAAAACCATATAATAAAAGACTTTAATGTCCTCATTATGAAATAATAATTTGATTTTATAATAATGCTTTATATAAGAATTGTTGGGCAACCAATTAacaacaaattaattaatttaactaACTTGATGTGATAATCAAGATTGCTTCTCATCTAATCAAATCAACAATAAATTAACTATGGCCTAGTTAGTTGATGTCTGGTAGATGGTGCGTGATGTGTGTGGGTAGGTGGAGAagatatatttaaaaaataaaaaataaaaaataaaaaataaaaaaaata
Encoded here:
- the LOC141598638 gene encoding uncharacterized protein LOC141598638 — encoded protein: MAFDTNTTDPSYWLNWRFLISALCVLGIVIFSLYLIRKHEGKKRSGDETSDTGQVPVGVLYKDELWKTCLKDLHPVWLLLYRIIALCVLLTLIIGNTVADGPRIFYFYTQWTFALTTIYFGLATTFSFYGFCHDGACSKTSPNADVEQVSNGISKIGGRQDADSLENLSNRGEVHVREYAGFTGYLFQVMFQIAAGAVLLTDVVYWLVLYLIFTPKDKKLDFFTVCMHTVNVLILGDAALNCMRFPMFRIAYFSLWTSTFVICQWIIHVFIFIPWPYPFMDLSPPYSPIWYVAVGILQVPCYGFFVLIVKLKHILLSKSFPDSYQVLR